The proteins below come from a single Chryseobacterium capnotolerans genomic window:
- a CDS encoding 3-ketoacyl-ACP reductase → MNINGKNAIVTGGGRGLGKAVALALANEGVNVAITGRNEENLKNTVEEIQKLGVNSAYAIFSIDDEAAVKAGIETLAEKLGGVDILVNNAGIGDFGTIEEMPSETWEQVIKTNLFGVYYAAKAVHPFMKAKGEGDIVNVASTAGLKGGPNMSAYAASKAAVVSLSQSMMAEWRKQNIRVITLTPSTIASDMSIQGGLTDGNPDKVLQPEDFAEWVRDILKMNRRALIANGSIFSTNP, encoded by the coding sequence ATGAATATAAACGGAAAAAATGCCATTGTAACAGGTGGTGGAAGAGGACTAGGGAAAGCTGTAGCACTAGCTTTAGCGAATGAAGGAGTGAACGTTGCCATTACAGGAAGAAACGAAGAAAATCTTAAAAATACAGTTGAAGAAATTCAGAAACTAGGAGTAAATTCTGCATATGCAATATTCTCTATTGATGATGAAGCCGCTGTAAAGGCAGGAATTGAAACTTTAGCTGAGAAATTAGGCGGAGTAGATATCCTTGTCAATAATGCAGGAATCGGAGATTTCGGTACGATTGAAGAGATGCCGTCTGAAACTTGGGAACAGGTGATCAAAACCAATTTATTTGGAGTGTACTATGCAGCTAAAGCCGTTCATCCATTTATGAAAGCTAAAGGAGAAGGAGATATCGTAAACGTTGCTTCTACTGCAGGATTAAAAGGTGGACCAAATATGTCAGCATACGCTGCATCAAAAGCAGCTGTAGTTTCTCTATCTCAGTCGATGATGGCAGAATGGAGAAAACAAAACATCCGTGTAATTACATTGACACCAAGTACCATTGCTTCTGATATGAGTATCCAAGGCGGACTTACAGATGGAAATCCTGATAAGGTTCTACAACCTGAAGACTTCGCAGAATGGGTAAGAGATATCCTGAAAATGAACAGAAGAGCGCTCATCGCAAACGGTTCTATTTTCTCTACAAATCCATAA
- a CDS encoding SusD/RagB family nutrient-binding outer membrane lipoprotein, whose protein sequence is MKKIIYICSFLTLVGSTVSCDRSLDEINKDTSRINVPVASALLVPIQYNMATVGYNRSNDFTFDIMQVSLDFPNEGNSLSRYYLTEKTGNGFWDNSYRWLKQVDDLKKASISEGDKNYQAISMVLNAWIYSNLTDTYGDIPFSEASQLDDKVMYPKFDRQKDIYVKLLDDLKAANALFISNKTLTGGDIFFKADSDVNGITNWKKFCNSLSLRLLTRILSKDGEVNVRERIQEIVNNPATYPIFQSNADGVKVDITGIFPLMPPIARPQDFTTGRAASEFFVETLKANNDPRLAMFFSQAKDPKTNANLGYIGAPSGYAFGTVFGYQPSNLNQNLAKAPLKLLVYPYAELQLTLAELAFKGIISGNAKTYYENGVKAAIEQWGAVVPANYFDNPAVAFGTGDMKKIMLQKYVALFFVDQQQWFEKRRTGFPALPNNGGLLNGGNLPQRLMYPPTTRVLNKDNYQAAVQQMGGDDINVKVWWSK, encoded by the coding sequence ATGAAAAAGATAATCTATATATGTTCATTTCTTACTCTTGTGGGCAGTACTGTTTCTTGTGATAGAAGTCTTGATGAGATCAATAAAGATACCAGTAGAATTAATGTACCAGTTGCCAGTGCTTTGCTGGTTCCTATCCAATACAATATGGCGACGGTAGGGTATAACAGATCCAATGATTTTACCTTTGATATTATGCAGGTTTCTCTGGATTTTCCTAATGAAGGAAACTCATTGAGCCGCTACTATTTAACAGAAAAAACAGGAAATGGTTTCTGGGATAATTCTTACCGATGGCTAAAACAGGTGGATGATCTTAAAAAAGCCTCAATTTCTGAAGGGGATAAAAACTATCAGGCTATTTCAATGGTATTGAATGCATGGATTTATTCCAATCTTACCGATACCTACGGAGATATTCCGTTTTCCGAAGCATCCCAGCTGGATGATAAGGTGATGTATCCGAAATTCGACAGGCAAAAAGATATTTATGTGAAATTATTAGATGATTTGAAAGCAGCCAATGCTCTTTTTATAAGCAATAAAACACTTACAGGAGGAGATATATTCTTTAAAGCAGATTCAGATGTCAATGGAATTACCAATTGGAAAAAATTCTGTAATTCTCTTTCTTTAAGATTATTGACAAGAATTTTAAGCAAAGATGGAGAAGTTAATGTTAGAGAAAGAATCCAGGAGATTGTAAATAACCCTGCAACCTATCCTATTTTTCAAAGTAATGCAGATGGTGTAAAAGTAGATATCACAGGAATTTTCCCACTAATGCCGCCTATCGCAAGACCTCAGGATTTTACAACAGGTAGAGCCGCTTCAGAATTCTTCGTAGAAACATTGAAAGCAAATAATGACCCACGTTTGGCGATGTTCTTCTCTCAGGCAAAAGATCCTAAAACGAATGCTAATCTGGGATATATTGGAGCGCCGTCTGGGTATGCATTTGGAACCGTATTTGGTTACCAGCCATCCAACCTTAACCAAAACCTTGCAAAAGCACCTTTGAAACTTTTAGTGTATCCATATGCAGAACTTCAGTTGACCTTAGCAGAACTGGCATTCAAAGGAATTATCTCAGGAAATGCAAAAACTTACTATGAAAATGGAGTAAAAGCAGCTATCGAACAATGGGGAGCTGTAGTGCCTGCTAACTATTTTGATAACCCGGCAGTAGCATTTGGAACCGGAGATATGAAGAAAATTATGCTTCAGAAATATGTAGCCTTATTCTTTGTAGACCAGCAGCAATGGTTTGAAAAAAGAAGAACCGGCTTTCCGGCACTTCCTAATAATGGTGGTCTTTTAAATGGTGGAAACCTTCCTCAAAGACTAATGTATCCGCCTACCACAAGGGTATTGAATAAAGACAACTACCAGGCAGCAGTGCAGCAGATGGGTGGAGATGACATCAATGTAAAAGTATGGTGGAGCAAATAA
- a CDS encoding SusC/RagA family TonB-linked outer membrane protein, with product MTALGIKRHDKSLGYSTQTVNSEEILRTQNNNWAQALEGKVAGLKIQTAGAGPLGTSRITLRGDISMSMGNNDALIVVDGVPLSGKKTGTGTAAYGAGSGGDLPIDYGDSFNSINPDDIESISILKGPTASALYGSRGSRGAIMITTKSGKSKKGKVQVAFNSYSSYDSVLKWPDYQYEYGQGTQQKDKNGNYYYSYGASADGVNTGSTSSAFGPKFDGQYYFQYDPNVEGQSLERQLWRPYKNNIKDFWQVGSNYSNSLSVEHSNETTAFRTSLSYLKNEWMMPNTGLDRFNVALSLDHKLSSRLKIGTKVNFSQTKSDNLPATGYNNQSISYFMIFQNPNVDLAWYRPIWKKGQDQVDQIHPFSSYIDNPYLIAYENLNGTNKKTITGNINISYQLAKNLDVAYKTGLEWNNEFRTQRRPWSSANYAKGYYREQYIRYMDLNNDVLLTYKNKFGNIGLTASAGGNIRYHEYTMNDYRGNGLNKAGLYQLSNATQVEYKLPKPNDNQVNSVYALANFSYKDMIFLDVTARNDWSSTLPAHNRSYFYPSVSSSFILSDIFKLKSDKFNFWKLRLSWSKVGNDTYTYMLDKYYENSGFVGSVESPLLYPNPNLKPEMITNIEGGMDFTLLKNRLTFNFTAYQNNSKDQSIIIPMLLETGYNKRIINAGELRNRGIEMTLNAYPIKNKNFSWSVNANWSMNRNKILSLPEEYQGKPYTMGSVGGVVFYDAVVGGSLGDMYGAGLLYSPDGQVIYDAKDGLTAKSTEMKKIGNAYPKWRAGLQNEFRYKNITVSFSFDGQYKGIAYSHSHHKMSEQGKLAHTLVGRDNPGGLIVGQGVVQNPDGTFSPNTKGVPVSTYYGDYYRRANIETNSFDTSFLKLRDARISYSFPKSIVEPLKLTDITLAVFGRNLWMWTKFPLFDPEAATLDDSTITPGVEMGQLPQARTIGFQLNVKF from the coding sequence GTGACTGCTTTGGGTATCAAAAGGCACGACAAGTCTTTAGGGTACTCTACCCAGACTGTTAACTCTGAGGAAATTCTAAGAACTCAGAATAACAACTGGGCACAGGCTTTAGAAGGGAAAGTGGCCGGATTAAAGATTCAGACTGCCGGAGCAGGACCTTTAGGCACAAGCCGTATCACCCTGCGAGGAGACATTTCCATGAGTATGGGAAATAATGATGCTTTGATTGTTGTGGATGGCGTTCCTTTGAGTGGAAAAAAAACAGGGACCGGAACTGCAGCTTATGGAGCAGGCTCAGGTGGTGATTTACCTATTGATTATGGTGATAGTTTCAACAGTATCAATCCTGATGATATAGAATCCATTTCTATCCTTAAAGGGCCTACAGCATCCGCATTATATGGTTCAAGAGGTTCAAGAGGAGCTATTATGATTACCACTAAATCTGGAAAAAGCAAAAAAGGAAAAGTTCAGGTAGCCTTCAATTCTTATTCAAGTTATGATTCCGTACTGAAATGGCCGGATTATCAGTATGAATACGGACAGGGAACTCAGCAGAAAGATAAAAACGGGAATTATTATTATTCTTATGGAGCATCTGCTGATGGAGTGAATACAGGTTCTACGAGTAGTGCCTTCGGACCGAAGTTTGACGGACAGTACTACTTTCAATATGACCCCAATGTAGAGGGACAAAGCCTGGAAAGACAGCTTTGGAGACCTTATAAAAATAACATTAAAGACTTCTGGCAGGTGGGGTCTAATTATTCAAACAGTCTATCAGTAGAGCATTCCAATGAAACTACGGCATTCAGGACATCCCTTAGCTATCTGAAAAATGAATGGATGATGCCTAATACAGGCCTAGACAGATTCAATGTGGCTTTATCATTAGATCATAAACTAAGCAGTAGATTAAAGATAGGAACTAAAGTGAACTTTAGTCAGACGAAAAGTGATAACCTTCCTGCAACAGGATATAACAACCAGTCGATCTCTTATTTTATGATTTTCCAGAATCCAAACGTTGATCTTGCCTGGTACAGACCTATCTGGAAGAAAGGACAAGATCAGGTAGATCAGATTCACCCTTTCAGTTCCTATATTGACAATCCTTATCTGATTGCCTATGAAAATCTGAATGGGACCAATAAAAAAACAATTACAGGAAATATTAATATCAGCTACCAATTGGCTAAAAATCTTGATGTGGCCTATAAAACCGGTTTGGAATGGAACAATGAATTCCGTACTCAAAGAAGACCGTGGAGCTCCGCAAATTATGCTAAAGGGTATTACAGAGAGCAATACATCAGGTATATGGATCTGAATAATGATGTTTTATTGACCTACAAAAACAAATTCGGAAACATCGGATTAACCGCTTCAGCGGGAGGAAACATCAGATATCATGAATATACTATGAATGATTATAGAGGAAATGGCCTTAATAAAGCAGGACTTTATCAGCTTTCTAATGCCACTCAGGTAGAATACAAACTTCCAAAACCTAATGATAATCAGGTAAACAGTGTATATGCATTAGCAAATTTCAGTTATAAAGACATGATCTTCCTGGATGTAACGGCAAGAAATGACTGGAGCAGTACGCTCCCGGCCCATAACAGGTCTTATTTTTACCCGTCTGTATCATCATCCTTTATTTTATCGGATATCTTTAAATTAAAATCAGACAAATTCAACTTCTGGAAACTGAGATTATCATGGTCTAAAGTAGGAAATGATACATATACTTATATGCTTGATAAGTATTACGAGAACAGTGGATTTGTAGGCTCTGTAGAATCACCATTACTTTATCCGAATCCAAACCTGAAACCTGAGATGATTACCAATATTGAAGGAGGTATGGATTTCACCCTTCTTAAAAACAGGTTGACATTTAACTTTACAGCCTATCAGAATAATTCTAAAGATCAGTCGATTATTATCCCAATGCTGCTTGAAACAGGGTATAATAAAAGAATTATCAATGCCGGTGAGCTGAGAAACAGAGGGATTGAAATGACCCTAAATGCTTATCCAATCAAGAATAAAAATTTCTCATGGAGCGTAAATGCCAATTGGTCCATGAACAGAAATAAGATACTATCCCTTCCTGAAGAATATCAAGGAAAACCTTATACCATGGGAAGTGTAGGAGGTGTAGTATTCTACGATGCTGTAGTAGGAGGTTCTTTAGGAGATATGTACGGAGCGGGATTATTGTATTCACCGGACGGACAAGTGATCTATGATGCAAAAGACGGCTTAACAGCTAAGTCAACCGAAATGAAAAAAATAGGAAATGCTTATCCGAAGTGGAGAGCAGGTCTTCAGAACGAATTCAGATACAAAAATATTACAGTGAGTTTTTCATTTGACGGGCAATATAAGGGAATTGCTTACTCACACTCACATCACAAAATGTCCGAGCAAGGAAAACTTGCCCATACCCTTGTAGGAAGAGACAATCCCGGAGGTTTAATTGTTGGGCAGGGAGTTGTTCAAAACCCTGATGGAACCTTTTCTCCAAATACAAAAGGAGTTCCTGTTTCTACTTATTACGGGGATTACTACAGAAGAGCAAACATAGAAACCAATTCTTTTGACACTTCATTCCTTAAGCTGAGGGATGCCAGAATCTCTTATTCTTTCCCGAAATCAATTGTTGAACCTTTAAAACTTACAGATATTACCCTTGCGGTATTCGGAAGAAACCTTTGGATGTGGACGAAGTTTCCTTTATTTGATCCGGAAGCAGCTACTTTGGATGATTCCACCATTACACCAGGAGTTGAGATGGGGCAGCTGCCTCAGGCAAGGACTATTGGGTTTCAGTTAAATGTTAAATTTTAA
- a CDS encoding glycerophosphodiester phosphodiesterase — translation MKNFILGLAVLSTVLMKAQTQIIAHRGYFQAQPPTTENSIQSLENAQKLKVYGSEFDVRMTKDGVLVINHDEHHGKMEISETSFKELEALKLSNGEKFPTLKDYLKQGKKMLP, via the coding sequence ATGAAAAATTTTATCTTAGGGTTAGCAGTTTTAAGTACAGTTTTAATGAAAGCACAAACCCAGATCATTGCCCATAGAGGATATTTCCAGGCTCAGCCCCCTACAACTGAAAATTCTATTCAATCATTAGAAAATGCTCAGAAATTAAAAGTTTACGGTTCCGAATTTGATGTGAGAATGACCAAAGACGGAGTATTGGTTATCAATCATGATGAGCACCATGGAAAGATGGAAATCTCTGAAACATCATTCAAGGAATTGGAAGCTTTGAAATTATCAAACGGGGAAAAGTTTCCTACTTTAAAAGATTATCTGAAGCAAGGAAAAAAGATGCTTCCGTAA